One window of Burkholderia thailandensis E264 genomic DNA carries:
- a CDS encoding patatin-like phospholipase family protein produces the protein MPAPRAAVRHRRRGRWNFAARGAPIEAARGSPLEIEPMSSPRLSRRAFTLACASAALAACTSTGTKPTTGAAPSANPPQPREKPIRVGIALGGGAARGFAHVGVLKALEARGIAVELVAGTSAGSVVGALYASGMSALQINKLALTMDEASISDWATPFRSRGLLQGVALQNFINQTLANRPIEKMTKPLGIVATDLKSGQPILFQRGNTGLAVRASCSVPSVFEPVRIGAREYVDGGLVSPVPASFARKMGADFVIAVDISARPDGAATGNPIEMLLQTFTIMGQTIKTYELDKYADVVIRPNLAAMGGSDFNRRNAAILAGEEAVARIMPELQRKLAAARSSTEAA, from the coding sequence ATGCCGGCGCCGCGCGCAGCCGTCCGACACCGTCGGCGCGGCCGCTGGAACTTCGCCGCGCGCGGCGCGCCCATCGAGGCCGCGCGCGGCTCCCCGCTGGAGATCGAGCCGATGTCGTCCCCCCGTTTGTCCCGCCGCGCGTTCACGCTCGCCTGCGCGTCGGCCGCCCTCGCCGCCTGCACGTCGACCGGCACGAAGCCGACGACGGGCGCCGCCCCGAGCGCGAACCCTCCGCAGCCGCGCGAAAAGCCGATCAGGGTCGGCATCGCGCTCGGCGGCGGCGCGGCGCGCGGCTTCGCGCACGTCGGCGTGCTGAAGGCGCTCGAGGCGCGCGGGATTGCAGTCGAGCTCGTCGCCGGCACGAGCGCGGGCTCGGTCGTCGGCGCGCTGTACGCGTCGGGGATGAGCGCGCTGCAAATCAACAAGCTCGCGCTCACGATGGACGAAGCGTCGATCAGCGACTGGGCGACGCCGTTCCGCTCCCGCGGCCTGCTGCAAGGCGTCGCGCTGCAGAACTTCATCAACCAGACGCTCGCCAACCGGCCGATCGAGAAGATGACCAAGCCGCTCGGCATCGTCGCGACCGATCTGAAGAGCGGCCAGCCGATCCTGTTCCAGCGCGGCAACACGGGGCTCGCGGTACGCGCGTCGTGCAGCGTGCCGTCGGTGTTCGAGCCGGTGCGCATCGGCGCTCGCGAATATGTCGACGGCGGGCTCGTGAGCCCCGTGCCCGCGTCGTTCGCGCGCAAGATGGGCGCGGACTTCGTGATCGCGGTCGACATCTCCGCGCGCCCGGACGGCGCGGCAACCGGCAATCCGATCGAGATGCTGCTGCAGACGTTCACGATCATGGGCCAGACGATCAAGACCTATGAACTCGACAAGTACGCCGACGTCGTGATCCGCCCGAACCTCGCCGCGATGGGCGGCAGCGACTTCAATCGGCGCAACGCGGCGATCCTCGCGGGCGAGGAAGCGGTCGCGCGAATCATGCCGGAACTGCAGCGCAAGCTCGCGGCCGCGCGCTCGTCGACCGAGGCCGCCTGA
- a CDS encoding C40 family peptidase has protein sequence MQHRYLTQACTRVVAGMFVGVLIAAAPGAFADEVSSSSQNAISSAQSEPASSSQNLQQVSAATPAKSQGGAKAFLSGMAGKAGDVVVGALNMIGVRYRWGGNTPDSGLDCSGFVRYVFQDTLGMSLPRRAEEMSRVGEKVRMSELKPGDLVFFNTMRRTFSHVGIYIGDNKFVHSPSTGSTIRVDDLDSSYWEKRFTGARRIETQFSTKPDDLRQRVKATIGDGGVGASANGSN, from the coding sequence ATGCAGCACCGATATCTGACCCAGGCTTGTACGCGCGTCGTCGCCGGGATGTTCGTCGGCGTTCTGATCGCTGCAGCTCCCGGCGCGTTCGCCGACGAAGTCAGCAGTTCCAGTCAGAATGCGATCAGTTCGGCTCAATCGGAGCCGGCTTCCTCCTCCCAGAATCTCCAGCAGGTCAGTGCCGCGACGCCCGCGAAGAGCCAGGGTGGCGCGAAGGCGTTCCTGTCGGGCATGGCCGGCAAGGCGGGCGACGTCGTCGTCGGCGCGCTGAACATGATCGGCGTGCGCTACCGCTGGGGCGGCAACACGCCGGATTCGGGCCTCGATTGCAGCGGCTTCGTCCGTTATGTGTTCCAGGACACGCTCGGCATGTCGCTGCCGCGTCGCGCGGAGGAAATGAGCCGCGTCGGCGAGAAGGTGCGCATGAGCGAACTGAAGCCGGGCGACCTCGTGTTCTTCAACACGATGCGCCGCACGTTCTCGCACGTCGGCATCTATATCGGCGACAACAAGTTCGTGCACTCGCCGTCGACGGGCAGCACGATCCGCGTCGACGATCTCGACAGCAGCTACTGGGAAAAGCGTTTCACCGGCGCGCGCCGGATCGAGACGCAGTTCTCGACGAAGCCCGACGATCTGCGCCAGCGCGTGAAGGCGACGATCGGCGACGGCGGCGTCGGCGCGAGCGCGAACGGCAGCAACTGA